The Alnus glutinosa chromosome 7, dhAlnGlut1.1, whole genome shotgun sequence genome includes a region encoding these proteins:
- the LOC133873794 gene encoding probable anion transporter 3, chloroplastic has translation MAAKSLLHSSSPCHSCFSSSQSSLINFRRTQLAFENRVHAKGVKWESSSPSFGVERLQLQRKEQQKSLEVRCTAESIDRGMLIGRRGREEAKVSVPERFKVVALMACVMCLCNADRVVMSVAVVPLAAQHGWSNSFLGIVQSSFLWGYIFSSVVGGALVDKYGGKRVIATGVALWSLATLLTPWAANHSTASLLAVRAFFGLAEGVALPSMSILLSRWFPNHERASAVGFSMAGFHLGNVAGLLLTPIMLSSIGITGPFILFSSLGLLWLMTWTHGVTNDPQENQFISNSELRLIQAGKVDYPVNKGELPPVRLLLSKLPTWAIIFANITNNWGYFVLLSWMPLYFKTVFNVNLKQAAWFSAVPWGTMAVSGYFAGRTSDYLIKAGLSLTLVRKIMQSIGFMGPGVSLLCLNYAKTPESALLLITIALSLSSFSQAGFLLNMQDIAPQYAGFLHGISNSAGTLAAIISTIGTGYFVQWLGSFQAFLTVTAALYFITAIFWNLYATGERVF, from the exons ATGGCGGCTAAATCTCTTCTCCATTCCTCTTCTCCATGCCATTCTTGTTTCTCGAGCTCACAGTCGAGTTTGATCAACTTTAGAAGAACCCAGTTGGCGTTCGAGAATAGGGTCCACGCCAAAGGTGTAAAATGGGAGAGTTCGTCGCCGAGTTTTGGAGTAGAGCGGTTGCAGTTGCAGAGGAAGGAGCAGCAGAAGAGTTTGGAGGTGAGGTGTACGGCGGAGAGTATAGATAGGGGGATGCTGATCGGaaggagaggaagagaggaagCGAAAGTGAGCGTGCCGGAGAGGTTCAAGGTGGTGGCTTTAATGGCGTGCGTCATGTGCCTCTGCAATGCTGACCGCGTCGTCATGTCTGTCGCTGTTGTCCCCCTTGCCGCTCAACACGGGTGGTCCAATTCTTTCTTGGGCATTGTTCAG TCATCCTTTCTGTGGGGATACATATTTTCATCGGTGGTCGGAGGAGCCTTAGTAGACAAGTATGGAGGAAAGAGAGTGATCGCAACGGGTGTGGCCTTGTGGTCTTTGGCCACCCTCCTCACCCCTTGGGCTGCCAATCACTCCACAGCCAGCCTCTTGGCTGTACGTGCCTTCTTTGGATTGGCTGAAGGTGTTGCTCTGCCCTCCATGAGCATCCTTCTGTCAAG GTGGTTTCCAAACCATGAGCGAGCAAGCGCAGTGGGTTTCTCCATGGCTGGATTTCATCTTGGCAATGTTGCTGGCTTACTGCTAACTCCGATTATGTTGTCGTCAATCGGAATTACTGGTCCTTTCATTCTCTTTTCGTCACTTGGGCTACTCTGGTTGATGACATGGACGCATGGAGTCACAAATGATCCACAAGAAAACCAGTTTATTAGCAATTCAGAGCTACGACTAATCCAAGCTGGTAAAGTCGACTATCCAGTAAATAAAGGCGAGCTCCCGCCTGTACGCCTCTTGTTATCAAAGTTACCAACATGGGCTATCATATTTGCTAATATAACTAACAATTGG GGATACTTTGTTCTTCTGTCATGGATGCCTCTTTATTTCAAGACA GTATTTAATGTGAACTTGAAACAAGCAGCATGGTTTAGTGCCGTTCCATGGGGAACAATGGCGGTTTCTGGGTATTTTGCTGGTAGAACATCAGATTATTTAATCAAGGCAGGCCTCTCTTTGACATTAGTCCGTAAGATAATGCAG TCTATTGGTTTCATGGGGCCTGGGGTGTCATTGCTCTGCTTGAATTATGCCAAGACACCTGAAAGCGCACTGCTACTCATCACAATAGCCTTGAGCTTGAGCTCTTTCAGCCAAGCCGGCTTCCTCCTTAACATGCAA GATATAGCTCCACAGTATGCAGGATTTCTTCATG GGATTTCAAATTCAGCTGGGACATTAGCAGCAATAATCAGCACAATTGGAACTGGTTATTTTGTACAATGGTTGGGATCTTTCCAGGCATTCTTAACTGTCACAGCTGCACTCTACTTCATCACAGCCATATTTTGGAACCTGTATGCTACTGGAGAGCGAGTCTTCTAg
- the LOC133873097 gene encoding uncharacterized protein LOC133873097 yields the protein MNFRSLEEFWAFYVNQHSKPSTRRWHFVGTLTGIFFLLCSVVFSWWFLFFVPFFGYGLAWYSHFFVEGNVPATFGHPFWSLLCDFKMFGLMLTGKMDKEIKRLGKRPMLQIF from the coding sequence ATGAATTTTAGGAGCTTAGAAGAGTTTTGGGCCTTCTATGTGAACCAGCACTCAAAACCATCCACAAGGCGCTGGCATTTTGTGGGCACGCTTACTGgtattttcttcttgctttgCTCAGTGGTTTTTAGCTGGtggtttttgttctttgttccaTTCTTTGGGTATGGATTGGCCTGGTACAGCCATTTCTTTGTCGAGGGGAATGTTCCGGCCACGTTTGGGCATCCATTTTGGTCCCTTCTGTGTGATTTCAAGATGTTTGGATTGATGCTTACTGGGAAAATGGATAAGGAGATCAAGAGGCTCGGAAAGAGGCCTATGTTGCAGATCTTTTGA